A section of the Quatrionicoccus australiensis genome encodes:
- a CDS encoding HP1 family phage holin: MSDPKTTVASYAASAGAVVFGLTANEIAAYVGMACAVATFVVNWYYKRQHLKLIESRVIPFPSIQSEEI; the protein is encoded by the coding sequence ATGAGCGACCCAAAGACAACCGTTGCGAGTTACGCAGCATCTGCCGGGGCCGTAGTGTTTGGCCTGACTGCTAACGAAATTGCTGCCTATGTTGGTATGGCATGCGCAGTCGCGACGTTTGTTGTCAATTGGTACTACAAGCGCCAGCACTTGAAGCTGATTGAATCTCGCGTGATTCCATTTCCTAGCATCCAATCGGAAGAGATTTAA